One segment of candidate division KSB1 bacterium DNA contains the following:
- a CDS encoding aminopeptidase P N-terminal domain-containing protein codes for MKRRPTAVLLAILLFSSSLRAQTPRDWQAHRAAFLRHLSSRSVALFKAAEVTMRNGDVEHAYRQDSNFYYLTGCPEPEAKLLLVPAGLTVPGHTQPAREILFVRPRNPHAEMWEGPRLGVAGAQSELGFAVVLPTEAFDRIYRAALAAADTLYLETGRPESYHPASPASDSTRSALEALLGVKLEHPGKILNRLREVKSPAEIALLRRAIAITCEAQRTVMASAQTGMREYELQAMLEYVFTKNGSPRLGFPSIVGSGPNSCILHYRAGDRQTQPGDLVVIDIGAEYGMYTADVTRTIPISGKFSREQAAIYNIVLAAQEAAVALVKPGVGFQDLRAAAVRVIVEGLIKLDILKGTVEENVRAGTYRDFFPHGLSHYLGLDVHDAGTYGPLQAGTVFTIEPGIYISAATAKKHGLPERYANLGVRIEDDILVTETGYENLSAGAPRSVAEIEALMAQTGQFEKMAE; via the coding sequence ATGAAACGTCGGCCCACTGCAGTACTTCTTGCAATTCTTCTCTTTTCATCTTCGCTGCGGGCGCAAACGCCACGGGACTGGCAGGCGCACCGCGCCGCCTTCCTGCGCCATCTCAGCAGCAGGAGCGTTGCCCTGTTCAAGGCGGCTGAGGTGACCATGCGCAACGGCGATGTCGAGCATGCCTACCGTCAGGACAGCAATTTCTACTACCTCACCGGCTGCCCGGAGCCGGAGGCGAAACTGCTGCTGGTGCCGGCCGGCCTCACGGTCCCAGGGCACACCCAGCCGGCGAGGGAAATCCTGTTTGTGCGGCCACGCAATCCTCATGCGGAAATGTGGGAGGGCCCACGCCTGGGCGTGGCGGGCGCGCAAAGTGAGCTGGGATTCGCCGTCGTTCTGCCCACGGAAGCGTTTGACCGAATTTACCGTGCCGCCCTGGCGGCTGCCGATACCTTGTATTTGGAGACCGGCCGCCCGGAATCATATCACCCTGCCTCGCCGGCATCCGATTCCACGCGCAGCGCACTGGAGGCGTTGTTGGGCGTGAAGCTCGAGCATCCCGGCAAAATTCTGAACCGCCTGCGCGAGGTCAAGTCACCGGCGGAGATCGCACTGCTGCGCCGCGCCATTGCCATCACCTGCGAGGCGCAGCGCACGGTCATGGCCTCGGCGCAGACCGGCATGCGCGAGTATGAACTGCAGGCCATGCTCGAGTATGTCTTCACCAAAAACGGCAGCCCGCGTCTGGGCTTCCCCTCCATCGTCGGTTCGGGCCCCAATTCCTGCATTTTGCATTATCGTGCCGGCGACCGCCAAACGCAGCCGGGCGACCTGGTGGTGATCGATATCGGCGCGGAATACGGCATGTACACCGCGGACGTGACGCGCACGATTCCGATCAGTGGGAAATTCTCCCGGGAGCAGGCCGCCATCTACAATATCGTGCTGGCCGCGCAGGAGGCGGCCGTGGCACTGGTCAAGCCCGGAGTGGGCTTCCAGGATCTGCGCGCCGCTGCCGTGCGCGTGATCGTGGAGGGCTTGATCAAACTCGACATCCTCAAAGGCACAGTCGAAGAGAACGTGCGCGCCGGGACCTACCGCGATTTCTTTCCGCATGGCCTGAGCCACTACCTCGGCCTGGACGTACACGACGCTGGCACCTACGGCCCGCTGCAGGCCGGGACGGTTTTCACCATCGAGCCTGGCATCTACATTTCTGCCGCCACCGCGAAGAAACACGGCCTGCCAGAGCGCTACGCCAACCTGGGCGTGCGCATCGAGGATGACATTCTGGTGACGGAAACCGGCTATGAGAATCTCTCCGCCGGCGCACCGCGCAGCGTGGCTGAAATTGAAGCCCTGATGGCGCAAACAGGTCAATTCGAAAAGATGGCGGAGTGA
- a CDS encoding S9 family peptidase, giving the protein MLVRNRMSAMAILLLLAAVSLLAQNRLTPEMVVNLKIVSAAEIDPSGKNVAYVLTSARGLEEEKGGRYSELFVVPAAGGAARQYTYKPQGVSSPQWSPDGGWIYFTAQREEQSERNAIYRIALDGGEARLVASAANDITSFLLSPDGQWLAYLMTDPETAGDKQNAKIGRDVRTVDQQFKFPRLYVQAVAGGEAKALTGEIAVWSFAWSPDAGRLVVQASATPKTDDSYMFKKLYTVSRSGGELKLLTETRGKLGHMSWSPDGRHLAFLAGVDESDPTNGSIFVVAATGGAATNLTENYEGTVTWVEWINATTLAFTAVERSHTVLKTMPAQGGKMTAVISSGFTFSSASLAKDGKTFALVANTDLHPNEAFSGSLATGKLTRLSNSNPELAGVQLAGSEEISWSARDGLEITGLLMLPLNYEKGKRYPCIVQIHGGPESAYLDGWSTNYVQWGELLAANGFVVFSPNYRGSTGRGVAYAKADHKDLGGREFEDVLDGLAHLERQGLIDLSRVGIGGFSYGGYFSALAATRYSEHFRAASMGAGIANWISFTGTSDIPHENSMVHWNLSVWENMEKAWLASPMAHVQKSKTALLISHGDRDDRVPISQGREIYTALKMLGKTVEFDIYPREAHGFREVNHQLFSIKRNLEWFEKYVKGATSGPAVP; this is encoded by the coding sequence ATGTTGGTACGCAACAGAATGAGTGCCATGGCAATCTTGCTCTTGCTGGCTGCTGTGAGCCTGCTGGCGCAAAACCGCCTGACACCGGAGATGGTGGTGAATCTCAAGATCGTGAGCGCCGCGGAGATCGATCCGTCCGGCAAAAATGTCGCCTATGTGCTCACCTCCGCACGCGGCCTGGAGGAGGAAAAAGGCGGCCGCTACAGCGAGTTGTTTGTCGTTCCCGCCGCCGGTGGTGCGGCACGACAGTACACCTATAAGCCGCAGGGCGTCAGCTCGCCGCAGTGGTCGCCGGATGGCGGGTGGATCTACTTCACCGCGCAACGCGAGGAACAGAGTGAGCGCAACGCGATTTATCGCATCGCGCTCGATGGCGGCGAAGCCCGCCTGGTGGCCAGCGCGGCCAATGACATCACCTCCTTTCTTCTCTCGCCTGACGGCCAGTGGCTCGCCTACCTCATGACCGATCCCGAGACTGCCGGCGACAAGCAAAATGCGAAGATTGGCAGGGACGTTCGCACCGTCGACCAGCAGTTCAAATTTCCCCGCCTGTATGTGCAGGCGGTGGCGGGCGGCGAGGCCAAAGCGCTGACCGGCGAAATCGCGGTGTGGAGTTTTGCCTGGTCGCCGGATGCCGGCCGGCTGGTCGTGCAAGCGAGTGCCACCCCCAAAACCGATGACTCCTACATGTTCAAGAAGCTCTACACCGTCAGCCGCAGCGGGGGCGAGCTCAAACTGCTCACCGAAACCAGGGGCAAACTCGGCCACATGTCCTGGTCGCCGGACGGCCGGCACCTTGCCTTTCTGGCAGGCGTTGATGAAAGCGATCCCACCAACGGCAGCATCTTTGTCGTCGCCGCCACCGGTGGCGCCGCGACGAACCTCACCGAAAACTATGAGGGCACGGTAACCTGGGTCGAATGGATCAACGCCACGACGCTGGCTTTCACCGCGGTCGAGCGCAGCCACACGGTGTTGAAAACCATGCCGGCGCAGGGCGGCAAAATGACGGCAGTGATCAGCAGCGGCTTCACCTTCAGTTCGGCCTCGCTGGCGAAGGACGGCAAAACGTTCGCACTGGTGGCCAATACCGATCTTCACCCCAATGAGGCTTTCAGCGGCAGCCTGGCCACCGGCAAGCTCACGCGCTTGAGCAACAGCAATCCCGAATTGGCCGGTGTGCAACTCGCCGGTAGCGAAGAAATTTCCTGGAGCGCGCGCGACGGTTTGGAAATCACCGGCCTGCTGATGCTGCCGTTGAACTACGAGAAGGGCAAGCGCTATCCCTGCATCGTGCAGATTCACGGCGGTCCGGAAAGCGCCTACTTGGACGGCTGGAGCACCAACTATGTGCAATGGGGCGAGCTGCTGGCGGCCAACGGATTCGTGGTGTTCAGCCCGAACTATCGCGGCAGCACCGGGCGTGGCGTGGCTTATGCCAAAGCGGACCACAAGGACCTCGGCGGCCGCGAATTCGAAGACGTGCTTGATGGTCTGGCGCATCTCGAGCGCCAGGGGTTGATTGATTTGAGCCGCGTCGGCATCGGCGGTTTTTCCTACGGTGGCTATTTCTCCGCGCTGGCCGCGACGCGCTACAGCGAGCATTTCAGGGCCGCCTCCATGGGCGCGGGCATTGCCAACTGGATTTCCTTCACGGGCACCTCCGACATTCCCCATGAAAATTCGATGGTGCATTGGAATCTGTCGGTGTGGGAGAACATGGAAAAGGCGTGGCTGGCCTCGCCCATGGCGCACGTGCAAAAGTCGAAAACGGCTTTGCTCATCTCGCATGGTGACCGGGATGATCGCGTGCCGATCTCGCAGGGCCGGGAAATTTACACCGCGCTCAAGATGCTGGGCAAGACGGTGGAGTTCGACATCTATCCGCGCGAAGCGCACGGCTTTCGCGAGGTCAACCATCAGCTCTTTTCCATCAAGCGCAACCTCGAGTGGTTTGAAAAATATGTGAAAGGCGCCACCAGCGGACCGGCGGTGCCGTGA
- a CDS encoding amidohydrolase family protein, with protein sequence MRFSIIVLLLCLNAAVITAQEAAPVLALSAARLFDAHNGKLLPQRVVLVQGNRILAVQEQTAALPANCKRLDLGEATLLPGLIDAHSHLFLHPYNETSWNDQVLKESLSLRTVRAVVHAEKTLLAGFTTLRDLGTEGAAYADLGIRDAINQGLIPGPRLLVATAAIVITGGYGPAGFDPRWEVPQGAEIADGVDGVRRVVRRQIGHGADWIKVYADYPHGGVNAPTFTREELRAAVEEAAATGHAVAAHANTPEGIRRAVLAGVKSIEHGSQADEESLKLMREHQVALCPTLAAVEAIAGYAAPPEREERQRRVAGQKAMFQRALQLGVTIVCGSDVGVFAHGGNAREIELMVQYGMSPAAALQAATINAARLLGMAEQIGELSPGKLADLIAVRGDPLGDVRKLREVILVMKDGRIYRRE encoded by the coding sequence ATGCGTTTTTCAATCATCGTTTTGCTTTTGTGTCTGAACGCCGCAGTCATCACGGCACAAGAGGCAGCGCCGGTGCTGGCGCTCAGTGCCGCGCGCCTGTTCGATGCGCACAACGGCAAACTGCTGCCGCAGCGCGTGGTGCTGGTGCAGGGTAATCGCATTCTCGCGGTGCAGGAGCAAACGGCGGCGCTGCCGGCCAACTGCAAGCGCCTCGATCTCGGGGAGGCCACGCTCCTGCCCGGCTTGATCGACGCCCACAGCCATCTTTTCCTTCACCCCTACAACGAGACCTCGTGGAATGATCAAGTGCTCAAAGAATCCCTCAGCCTGCGCACCGTGCGCGCCGTGGTGCACGCGGAAAAAACGCTGCTGGCGGGATTCACCACCCTGCGCGATCTCGGCACCGAAGGTGCGGCATACGCCGATCTCGGCATCCGGGATGCCATCAACCAGGGCCTCATTCCCGGCCCGCGCCTGCTGGTGGCCACCGCGGCGATCGTCATCACCGGCGGTTATGGTCCGGCGGGATTCGATCCGCGCTGGGAAGTGCCGCAGGGCGCGGAAATCGCCGATGGCGTTGACGGCGTGCGGCGCGTGGTGCGCCGCCAAATCGGGCACGGCGCGGACTGGATCAAGGTCTACGCCGATTATCCCCACGGCGGCGTGAACGCGCCCACCTTCACGCGCGAAGAATTGCGGGCGGCAGTCGAAGAGGCCGCGGCAACGGGACATGCCGTGGCCGCGCACGCCAACACCCCGGAAGGCATCCGCCGCGCCGTGCTCGCCGGCGTGAAAAGCATCGAACACGGCAGCCAGGCCGACGAAGAGAGCTTGAAGCTGATGCGCGAACACCAGGTCGCCCTTTGTCCGACTTTGGCGGCGGTGGAGGCGATTGCCGGCTATGCCGCGCCGCCTGAACGGGAGGAGCGGCAGCGCCGCGTCGCCGGGCAAAAGGCGATGTTCCAGCGGGCGTTGCAACTCGGTGTGACCATCGTCTGCGGCAGCGATGTGGGCGTGTTTGCGCACGGCGGGAATGCCAGGGAAATCGAACTCATGGTGCAGTATGGCATGTCCCCGGCAGCGGCGCTGCAAGCCGCGACCATCAATGCCGCCAGGCTGCTCGGCATGGCGGAGCAAATCGGGGAATTGTCGCCCGGCAAACTCGCCGACCTCATTGCTGTCCGAGGGGATCCCCTGGGCGATGTTCGCAAGCTGCGGGAAGTGATTTTGGTGATGAAAGACGGCAGGATTTACCGCCGGGAGTGA